Proteins from one Bacteroidales bacterium genomic window:
- a CDS encoding polyprenol monophosphomannose synthase: MSDSLVIIPTFNEKENIAKIIRKVLSLPKDFNILIVDDSSPDGTAQIVKFLIKEFPDKLFLEERTGKLGLGTAYIHGFKWALNRNYEYIFEMDADFSHNPDDLINLYNACAVDGADLAIGSRYISGANVVNWPMGRVLMSYYASVYVRIVTGMKIKDATAGFKCYKAKVLRTLELDKIKFVGYAFQIEMKFTAWKFGFKIVEVPIIFTDRTEGKSKMNKGIFKEAFLGVIKLKFGSFLKSYRRKA, encoded by the coding sequence GTGTCAGACAGTTTAGTAATAATACCAACATTTAACGAAAAAGAGAATATTGCTAAAATAATCAGAAAAGTATTGTCTTTACCAAAGGATTTCAATATTCTGATTGTTGATGATAGTTCTCCCGACGGTACTGCTCAAATTGTAAAATTTCTGATAAAAGAATTTCCGGATAAATTATTTTTAGAAGAACGAACAGGCAAATTAGGTTTAGGAACCGCATATATTCATGGTTTCAAATGGGCTTTGAACAGAAATTATGAATACATTTTTGAAATGGATGCTGACTTCTCGCACAATCCCGACGACCTTATAAATCTTTATAATGCATGTGCGGTTGACGGAGCAGACCTTGCAATCGGGTCAAGATATATTTCTGGCGCAAATGTTGTTAACTGGCCTATGGGTAGAGTATTGATGTCGTATTATGCCTCGGTTTACGTAAGAATTGTTACGGGAATGAAAATAAAAGATGCAACGGCCGGATTTAAGTGTTACAAAGCTAAAGTACTTAGAACTTTAGAACTAGATAAAATCAAATTTGTAGGATACGCCTTCCAGATTGAAATGAAATTTACAGCTTGGAAATTTGGTTTTAAAATAGTTGAAGTCCCTATAATATTTACCGACAGAACTGAAGGAAAATCAAAAATGAACAAAGGAATATTCAAAGAAGCTTTTCTCGGAGTAATTAAATTAAAATTCGGAAGCTTTTTGAAATCATATAGAAGAAAAGCATGA
- a CDS encoding RNase adapter RapZ yields the protein MNNELKKKIEKSLSMLFNQFYGESPHVIELLPTSGSYRVYYRLENKSKPAIGVYNEDIKENAAFINFTKYFLNKKLNVPKIYSENLSNSVYLLEDLGDETLFSFLTSKRVGQEWSSEFTKIYKKVIAQLPLFQISAGKDFDYSYCYPRASFDKQSMLWDLNYFKYYFLKLAQISFDEQKLENDFETLSDYLLQAENNFFLYRDFQSRNIMLVNGEPYFIDYQGGRKGALQYDLASLLYDAKADIPQSVRNELIDYYIKVASFFIPVDSAQFKNYFFGFVFIRIMQALGAYGFRGFYERKEHFLASIPYAIKNIEWLINNTSIPLEIPELKKCWGKLVESSYLKKIGQSANKLTLNIQSFSYKNGIPEDDSGNGGGFVFDCRALPNPGRLIAYKTLTGNDREVIEYLEKSEEVKTFLQNIFSVVDISVENYKKRNFTNLLVTFGCTGGQHRSVYCANMLTKHLKGKYDSNVIVKHNEIGL from the coding sequence GTGAATAACGAACTAAAAAAGAAAATAGAAAAAAGTTTAAGCATGCTTTTTAATCAATTTTATGGTGAAAGTCCTCATGTAATTGAACTATTACCTACTTCGGGTTCTTACAGGGTTTATTATAGATTGGAAAATAAAAGCAAACCAGCAATTGGTGTGTACAATGAAGATATAAAAGAAAATGCAGCATTTATAAACTTTACAAAATATTTCCTGAATAAAAAACTTAATGTTCCCAAAATATATTCCGAAAATTTATCAAACTCAGTTTACTTACTCGAAGATTTAGGCGATGAAACATTATTTTCATTCTTAACATCAAAAAGAGTGGGACAGGAGTGGAGTTCCGAATTTACTAAAATTTACAAAAAAGTAATTGCTCAATTACCTTTATTTCAGATATCAGCAGGAAAAGATTTTGATTATAGTTATTGCTATCCGAGGGCAAGTTTCGACAAGCAATCAATGCTTTGGGATTTAAATTATTTCAAATATTATTTTCTGAAGCTTGCACAAATATCATTTGACGAGCAAAAGCTCGAAAACGATTTTGAAACTCTTTCGGATTATTTACTTCAGGCGGAAAACAATTTCTTTCTATATCGCGATTTTCAATCGAGAAACATAATGCTTGTTAACGGAGAACCTTATTTTATAGATTATCAGGGAGGACGAAAAGGGGCTTTGCAATACGATTTAGCTTCGTTGTTGTACGATGCAAAAGCCGATATTCCTCAAAGTGTCAGAAATGAATTAATTGATTACTATATTAAAGTTGCTTCTTTTTTTATTCCGGTTGATTCTGCTCAATTTAAAAATTATTTTTTTGGATTTGTTTTTATAAGAATAATGCAGGCACTTGGTGCTTATGGTTTCCGTGGATTTTATGAACGTAAAGAACATTTTTTGGCAAGTATTCCTTATGCAATAAAAAATATCGAATGGCTTATAAATAATACTTCAATACCGCTTGAAATTCCCGAGTTAAAAAAATGTTGGGGAAAACTTGTTGAATCATCTTATTTGAAAAAAATCGGACAGTCGGCAAATAAGCTTACTTTGAACATTCAGAGTTTTTCATACAAAAACGGAATTCCTGAAGATGACAGCGGGAATGGAGGAGGATTTGTTTTTGATTGCAGAGCTTTGCCCAACCCGGGAAGATTAATCGCATATAAAACGCTGACAGGAAACGACAGAGAAGTAATTGAATATTTGGAAAAGTCAGAAGAAGTTAAAACTTTTTTGCAAAATATTTTTTCGGTTGTTGATATATCAGTTGAAAATTATAAAAAAAGAAATTTTACTAATCTTCTGGTAACATTTGGTTGTACCGGTGGACAGCATCGCTCTGTATATTGCGCAAATATGCTGACAAAACACTTGAAGGGAAAATATGACAGTAATGTAATTGTTAAGCATAATGAAATAGGTTTGTAG
- a CDS encoding nucleotidyltransferase family protein: protein MKAMIFAAGLGTRLKPLTDEIPKALVKINGMTLLEIAVKKLSSQGINDIIINVHHFAEKVKAYLKEKNNFNINIAVSDESDELLDTGGGLKKASWFLNDGKSFLIYNVDILSDIDLKGLIDFQEKSNTLATLAVRQRKTSRYLLFNANNMLCGWQNEETKEIRIVRNFEKYLNVAAFSGIQVISPVIFDLITEEGKFSLVNLYLRLCENNRIIAYYHNEDNWMDVGKLEDLSKAKDFFIFNF from the coding sequence ATGAAAGCAATGATTTTTGCGGCAGGTTTGGGAACACGCCTGAAACCGCTTACGGATGAAATTCCTAAAGCTCTTGTTAAAATAAACGGAATGACATTATTGGAAATTGCCGTTAAAAAACTTTCTTCTCAGGGAATTAATGACATTATTATAAACGTACATCATTTTGCTGAAAAGGTTAAAGCTTATTTAAAAGAAAAAAATAATTTTAATATAAATATAGCTGTATCCGATGAATCCGATGAATTGCTTGATACAGGAGGAGGACTAAAAAAAGCTTCATGGTTTTTAAATGATGGCAAATCTTTTTTAATTTATAATGTTGATATATTATCCGATATTGATTTAAAAGGATTAATTGATTTTCAGGAGAAATCGAATACTTTGGCAACTCTTGCTGTCAGACAAAGAAAGACATCAAGATACCTTTTGTTTAATGCGAATAATATGCTTTGTGGATGGCAGAACGAAGAAACCAAAGAAATAAGGATTGTAAGGAATTTTGAAAAATATTTGAATGTTGCTGCGTTCAGCGGTATTCAGGTTATTTCACCTGTTATTTTTGATTTGATTACTGAAGAAGGAAAATTTTCACTTGTAAATTTATATTTGCGGCTTTGTGAAAACAACAGGATAATTGCATATTATCATAATGAAGATAATTGGATGGATGTAGGAAAGCTTGAAGATTTGAGCAAAGCAAAAGATTTTTTTATTTTTAATTTTTAA
- a CDS encoding HU family DNA-binding protein: MNKAELIDAIAATSKLTKADSRKVLDAFITTTSKALKKGDRVALIGFGSFSVVKRSARKGRNPQTGKVINIPAKKVAKFKAGAELASAVK; the protein is encoded by the coding sequence ATGAACAAAGCTGAACTAATTGATGCAATTGCAGCAACATCAAAGCTGACTAAAGCTGATTCAAGAAAAGTTCTTGACGCTTTTATTACTACTACATCTAAAGCTTTAAAAAAAGGTGATAGAGTAGCATTAATAGGTTTTGGTTCTTTCTCAGTAGTTAAAAGATCTGCAAGAAAAGGAAGAAATCCACAAACAGGTAAAGTAATCAACATACCTGCTAAGAAAGTGGCAAAATTCAAGGCTGGTGCTGAACTTGCATCTGCTGTGAAGTAA